The Nostoc sp. CENA543 genome includes the window GGGTAGCCGCCAACGATGCCCCAACGGGTAAACCTGCAATGACGGCGGGGAATAGTCCAATGCTGCCAGCAAGGTAGAGATATTGGGTTGATGTGATTTGCAATCCTGCTAGAAATGCACCTTGGGCAATGCCTTGAATGATGGTGATACTGCTGTCAGTTTCAGCAATCGCCTGTTGTAAAAGTTCAGAGTCGTACTGTTCACCGTCTACAGGCTGTAAACTATCGTCTACAATCTCTGCATCAAAGTAAATTGGTGTTTGTTTTTGATTGTTGGTCAACATAGGAACACCTTTGGGAAGAAATTAACCCAGGTGCTAGACCTGGGCTTTGATTTAGATTTAGTCAATCAACCGTCTGAAGAAACCTTTCACAGAGCGCATAGCGTTAGAACCGTGTCTGTGAATATCTTTTAGGGTTTCTTTGGCTCGGTCTGTGGGTGAAAGTCCTTGATGCTTGTCCTTGACCTGTTGCCAAAGTTGAGATTGTGCCTTGGTTGCATCAATCTCAATGGTTCTGAGCGTGGCACGGTGCGATTCACCCAATAAGTTAAGTGTCCGCCCATGTCGAAACTGTTCTTGGGCCAGTTGGTTATCAGATGCAATCACTTTTTGCTGTAGACCATAGCCTAAACGTGCGTCGCTAACTCTCACCTGTGACCAACCATCAGCCATTTTGTTGATGCTAGTACCGGCGGCGGTGAGAAACTGGGTTTCTTCTGCCATGACTGTTTCAGTTGCTTTTAACCCTTGGCTGAGATTACCAAATACGGCTTTGGCGTTTTGGGCGCGTTGGGTTTGTTGGATGCGGAAGTCTGCGACCTCGGCGGCGGCTGTCTCATTGCCGTCAAGGGCTTGAAATATGGTTTCTTGGCTGATGCCACTTAGGGAATGTAAGGCAGCATAGGTGATAGGTGCATCCAGTTTAAGTTTTACTGTCCGGTTCATTACTCCCACGCTCCTAGTTCTTCTAGTCTTGTGAAGATGTTGCCAGCTTTGTCTCTAGTTGCGTCATCAGTGATATCGTTTAGTGCTGTCGAATCACCTTCCCCAAGTCTCCAAATCGTTTCGTCTGGTAGTTCTCCCCCAAAATTCCCTAAAAACTGTCCATGTGTTAGCGGGTTTGGTGTTTCGTCAATCGTTTCAAACTGGTCATAGATTCCAGATTGTAAGTATGGCAGTGCTTCTCGAATGATTTGTTGCTGTTCTGGTGTTCTGCCTAAATCTGGCTGGTATGGATCATCATTGGCCACTATCTCTGCTGCTTCTTGTGCCAATTCAGCAGGGCATCCTCTTTGAGTAAGTGTGTTTAATGCGGCGATAAATAGATTCTCGTTGTTCATCTTGCTAGAATCCGTATGTTGTACCTGTGCAACTAGAGGGCGATCGCCTTGCTTTGGTCGGCTTCCGGCGATCGCTCTCCCATCACTGAAAAAAACCTTCTCTTGATACATCCACAGCACAAGCTGTTGCTTCCCACCCAAGGGCATTGAGAAATTGGGTAACGTCGCCGATTGTGACATCTGCATCAATTTGCAGTGCTAGAAATTGGGGATGCTGTCTGATTTGGGTGAGTAATTGTTGGGCTTGTGCAATCAATTCTGGTAGTGGTTGATTACTCATAATTCACCTCATCAAAATATTGATAATTGCAGTGATTCTTGGCTGAGTACAGAACTCTTTGTGGTGACTCCTTCAACTTCATAACAACGAGTAGTTAAAGCCTTGTAATTCAGCTTTAAATCTGCTTTTTTTCGTTGTCCTGCCAGTGGTCTGAATATAAATTGTGGTGCTTGGATTGTGCCTGTTTTATAGCGATACTGGTAAAGCGTTCTGTCGATTTGGTACACTTTCGTAAACGATAACCAAGTGCTGTCATGAACTCTGCTTAAGTTGTTCATGAGGCTACCCCCTTAAATTGATTAGCCATAGAAGCTATTCCTGCTTTATTCGGTTGAATTGCTGTTGGTGTAGATGCGTGATTTTGAGTTTTTGGTAGTGTTTGTAAATTGACCCCACCCTGAAAAATCAACTTCTCTACTGCTGCTGATAGTGCCTGTGTTGGTGCATCTTGAGGAATACCAAACATTTGGCACAATTCATAAACTGCTAAGTACGAGATGCTTATACGCCGAGATTCATAGGACGTTTTATCAGCCACTTGTTTACACTCCTATTGAGTTTTCTGTTAATAATTTCAGTCCAAAGGCATTGATGAATTGGGGATTTGGTAAGACTACAAAGCCTAAGCCTGCGAGATTTTGATCCACTACTGGCAGAGCAACACCACCACCCCAAGCCACAAGGTTTTTAGCTCTATCCAGGTAATTACCAGAGGTGACAAAGTTAGCGAATTTCTCAATCCTGGTAGCCCACCAATCATCTAAACATTGGGCATATTCAGCCTGAAAATTCTGACCTGTGAGGTGATTTCCTCCGTAAGTTAAAGTTCCTTCCAAAATTCCTTTGTTCACTAAAGAAGGTGAATGTTTGACATCCTTGGATAGCAGACTTACTTTGTCGTTTCGTTTGTCTAATGCTTCTGCGATCATGGAGTGCAGTTCACCACATCCACCTTCAATCAGGTGACGGTCTATGACTGCACCATTGCCGTTAAATACGGTAATCAACCAAGTGGATGAACCGATATCAAGGGCGATGGCAATTTCTGATTCTTCTAGGGCTAGGGTTGGTTCACCGAATAAGCAATGGGCGATACTTCCAAAGCCCTCTGGATAAATACCTGTGACTACAATCTCAACTGTTTTGGTGATAATTTCTCGATTAACGGGGTGTTTGTGTTGGAAGGTGTGAGTACCTTGGACTCTGCGCTTGATTTCTCCTCCCCAGCGTTCTGGGTTGTGGTTGCTCAAGCTGATTGAAAGTTTCATACCATCTGGGACATTCAGAACTGCCAAGTCTGCAAGGATGCTTTCTAATGCCAGTTCTGCTTTTTTGGCTTTGTCCTCATGCAGTAGGGTGTGGTCAGATTGTGCGATCGCCGCAGTTCCCCAAAAAAATTGAGTGTCCTTTAAGTCTTTGCGTGAACCTTCTACATAACGCACCCAGCACCCATCTTTAGAAATGGTTTCGTGAAGTTGGTTGTTGCGGTTGCGAACTACTGAGTAAGCGGCAGGCATCATGATACAAAAATCACCATAGGTTGCCTTGCCATACCCAGCACCAGGGTCTTTACCTGCAATTAGGGCATTTATCCCAGAATT containing:
- a CDS encoding ParM/StbA family protein; amino-acid sequence: MTTTYTNDKNWLVQANLLANSGINALIAGKDPGAGYGKATYGDFCIMMPAAYSVVRNRNNQLHETISKDGCWVRYVEGSRKDLKDTQFFWGTAAIAQSDHTLLHEDKAKKAELALESILADLAVLNVPDGMKLSISLSNHNPERWGGEIKRRVQGTHTFQHKHPVNREIITKTVEIVVTGIYPEGFGSIAHCLFGEPTLALEESEIAIALDIGSSTWLITVFNGNGAVIDRHLIEGGCGELHSMIAEALDKRNDKVSLLSKDVKHSPSLVNKGILEGTLTYGGNHLTGQNFQAEYAQCLDDWWATRIEKFANFVTSGNYLDRAKNLVAWGGGVALPVVDQNLAGLGFVVLPNPQFINAFGLKLLTENSIGV